Proteins encoded within one genomic window of Triticum aestivum cultivar Chinese Spring chromosome 2D, IWGSC CS RefSeq v2.1, whole genome shotgun sequence:
- the LOC123053999 gene encoding protein G1-like4, producing the protein MDLSANPDSPLSGGGNGGGSSSSITSSLSVASGGTPQSPSRYEAQKRRDWNTFGQYLRNHRPPLSLAQCSGAHVLEFLRYLDQFGKTKVHASACPFFGHPSPPAPCPCPLRQAWGSLDALVGRLRAAYEENGGSPESNPFAARAVRLYLREVREHQARARGVSYEKKKRKKPQQLAGDSSSGSFHGNQHQPPPGPPPAAGC; encoded by the coding sequence ATGGACCTGTCGGCGAACCCGGACAGCCCTCTGTCTGGAGGGGGCAACGGTGGCGGCTCCTCGAGCAGCATCACCTCCTCGCTTTCCGTGGCCTCAGGGGGCACTCCGCAGTCGCCGAGCAGGTACGAGGCGCAGAAGCGGCGCGACTGGAACACGTTCGGGCAGTACCTGCGGAACCACCGGCCGCCGCTGAGCCTGGCTCAGTGCAGCGGGGCGCACGTCCTGGAGTTCCTGCGCTACCTTGACCAGTTCGGCAAGACCAAGGTGCACGCCTCGGCCTGCCCCTTCTTCGGCCACCCGAGCCCGCCGGCACCCTGCCCGTGCCCGCTCCGTCAGGCCTGGGGCAGCCTGGACGCCCTCGTCGGCCGCCTCCGCGCCGCCTACGAGGAGAACGGCGGCAGCCCCGAGTCCAACCCCTTCGCTGCGCGCGCCGTCCGCCTCTACCTTCGCGAGGTCCGCGAGCACCAGGCCCGCGCCCGCGGCGTCAGCTACGAGAAGAAGAAGCGCAAGAAGCCGCAGCAGCTGGCCGGCGACAGCAGCAGCGGCAGCTTCCATGGCAACCAGCACCAGCCCCCTCCCggcccgcctcccgccgccggtTGCTGA